From the bacterium genome, the window GGGCGTTCGTCGGGGTCGCGGCGAACTGAAATGAGTTGAACCCGGTCACGACATCGAACGCCCTGTCATCGTAGGGCAGCGCCTCCATCTCCCCGACACGGAAGTCGCCCTGCGGGAGACGCTGCGTTGCGATCGCGATCAGCGCCGGTGCGGCGTCGATACCGGTGATCGACGCCCCGCGTGCGGCCGCCAGCCCGCAGAACACGCCGGAACCGCACCCGACGTCGAGCAGCCGGGTACTCGCGCCAACCCGAACCCTGGTGAGCACCGCCTCATACATCGGTCGGTGGACGTGCTCCTGCACATCGGCCCAATCCCGCGCCCGTGCTCCCCACAGTTGCCCCTGCACGGCCGCTGATCCCGCCGGCCGGTCCATTAATGCTGTCCCCGGGCAGCGGCACCGGTGCGCGCTTCGAGGGCTCTCACGAATGCGTCCGCGCCGGACACCCACCCAAAGAGCGTTTGGATGACCAAGAGGGATGCGTCGTGGTTACTCGTCGGCAAGTTGTGCCCGATCGGCTCGCCGGTACAGTCCGCCAGCAGCACACACGAATAGTCCCTGAACGTTGCGTCCCTGATGGTCGACTCGACGCATACGCATGTAGACAACCCGGTGACGATGAGGTATTTCGCTCCGAGCCGCTTTAGGATGCCGTCCAAGTCGGTTTGGTAGAAGCCGCTGAATCGAGTCTTGTAGAGCGTAATGTCTTCGGCGTGCGGAGCTAGGTCGCTGAGAACGTCTGTGTTCCATGTGTCTCGCACCAGGATCCGGCTCTCCGTGCCGTCCGGGGCACGGACGGCCTCTCCGATGCGCAGGGGCAAGTGTTTGAGCCGGTTCGGAGAATCGGGAGGGC encodes:
- a CDS encoding cysteine hydrolase; the encoded protein is MPGEPHSRVASGRVAVIEAKPEPISIDTSKTVVIVVDMQNDFASKGGMFDLAGIDISMVPSAVGSTKKVLAAARDAGIKIIYLKMGYRPDLSDAGPPDSPNRLKHLPLRIGEAVRAPDGTESRILVRDTWNTDVLSDLAPHAEDITLYKTRFSGFYQTDLDGILKRLGAKYLIVTGLSTCVCVESTIRDATFRDYSCVLLADCTGEPIGHNLPTSNHDASLLVIQTLFGWVSGADAFVRALEARTGAAARGQH